The genomic stretch AGACGCGGAATCggtcaaccatccattcatctattttcccTATGCCAAAATCATTTGGGAAAGATACTTCGGCTTCTTCAAGGTTGTTTGGGTGGTGTTGGGTAACATAGAGGACAATGATCATGTGGAGGCCATGGGAAGTAAGGTGAAGGTGGAGTTGGCCATCTTGGCCAGGTTTTGGCCCAACATACGTGATCCCATGAAAGAACTTCATGTTCATATCCTCTGATTTAAGAAAAACTGCCTTGTAATGTTGTCACCAGTTGATTTACTTTTCTTTTGACTTCTTCAAACATTCCAACTCAGATCAGATCACAGATCTTGTCATCCTCTGAGAAAGTCCCAAAATCTTTTTAATATCCAGTCATTAAATGTCATCAAAGATCCTCATTTTTCCTCCTCAATCTCCCTGACGTGGCCTTTCCTCTAATATTTTATCTTGCCCTTAAGTAGTTAATGTTTTATTAAGAGCATGTGCCTCACCAGACCTTCAATCAGAAAGGACCTCTACCAATCCTCAACTTTTTAAGTGCAACCTTCTTCCTCAAGAAACATGAGCTTGAATCTAAAAGGGATGGGCCCTCAAATTTCCTCTTTAGACTCCAACATAGTAGGACAATGATCAGGTGGCAGCATCGGAAGATCCTGCTGCTCAACGAGCAAGAATCTCTACTACCAATCAGCCAAATCTGAAGATCTATCCAGCTTTGACATAGCCAGAACTGTTGACTATTCGACCAAGCGAACTCCACACTTCATTGATCAATATGCTCGTTCTTGTCAATACAATCTGAGAAGTTGGGCATACTTCTATTAATACGACACCgatttaaattttcaaaagaaaatttgatgacattgaaatccCCTCCCAGACACCAATACACCCTCCAGGTCTCCACCTGCTTCTCATAGTATCCAGTTCCACCCAGAAGGCATCACACTAGCctggatcatttggaccacaaactgcatgataataataataataatagtctgAATCCATTTAAAGACACTCTTGCAAGGAATTGAAACTGAAAGGGAGTTTGCCTACCAGTTCTTGCAGCACAGCTTGTAAACAAATGGTCACAATACCAGCTGCATCATCCATAGATAACCAATCTCTGTTCCTCTTGCTCACAGAAAGTTCAATAATGTCCATGTTCTCCAGCAATGCAAGAGTTTAGATCTTTGTGAGGCTAAAATGTCAGCAGACAGACAAGAGAGAGAAGGGGCTTGTAGAAACTCTTTATGCATGAGTAATCTCAtgaatctttatttttatttcgaTAGATTCCACCACTGGAAGAAAAAATACACCTATTTATCTGAAGAAAGAAAACTTCATTAAAGCAATCAACTGTGAGAATATCTATATCTCAAGCATAGCCTGCAGTGTTCCCTGGACACTtctactttctgggattttgccATTGTGACACATGGGGATGTATGGACACTCCTTGACATGAAACACTTCAAAATCCAGGACAAAGTGCCATAGTAATGTCATCCCAAAATGGTGTCTGTTGGAAACTTCAAGTGAAGCGTCCAAACATAATTGTTGAATAAACTACTCAAATGACTTCTCTCACTCTTTAGATTTTAGTTCATTTTCACAGGTGTCAGGACATGTATAACAAAAAACCAcaagatttgatttttttttttttcttttgctgggatttttgagatttttaagaGAGCGAGTGATGCTtacaggaaaaaataaaataattctttCTTAAAGGCACAAAAGAAACTATTTCTTGAGATGATTAAGCATCATTTCAATGTTTTTTCAGTCAATTACTTATTAGTTTATAttacaattaattaaaattttattggaaCTGCATGAATATTGTTTCCAAATTGCCATTGCTTTTAatgtttccattttttttttttaaaaaaaaaaataattttgttctatttttctatttatttaaataaaatattatttatttgtgTACAGAAGTGTCTCCACACCAAGATTTTGAAGTTTGCCGTGTCGAACACTTCAGGACACTGACACTTGGCACCCATGCCACATGTCAAAGTAACACTGATAAGCCTGGTGCGTAGGCATGTGATGTATGGTTTCAGCAAAACATATAGATCACTATGCAATCATAACCACTAATTTAATACCATCTCCTAGTTGTTTTGTGGTTACCACCACATCCAACATTAACCAATAGCCATTCAATGTCCAACaccagtggaaattattatcgaACTTTTCCCAAGAAACAGAATTGCCTACAAAACTAGAAAGAAGACCACAAGAAAATTCGAACTCACATAAATTATTCTCGTGAATACGAATTAGATGTTTAGTAGTTATAGAATGCTAAGTTACAGGGTACCTAGCTCAGCAATAGCTTAGCTTTTTTAGTATAAGGATCCcttacatgtgggacccatgatctGGCAATACACAAATATGTTTAACAAAATGTACAAATAACTTTCCACCATCCACAATGCGGCCCAAAACACTCTGAACAACATAACCTGGATATACAGAATGTTAAAGCTCATTACCCTACAAATTTGCCTAATACCAAGGAAAAAGACATCAATGTATCCATTCAAATTACAAATTCACTTACTAAACTCAATATTTCTTTCTGGCTCCCCTCAAATCAATGAAACAGGAAAAAACTCTCCAGAAAGAAATTGAGAATAAAGACTGTAAAGATCTTACCTTAAGCCAGTCATACATTGTCAGTGATGTGGAAGTGCATGACCAATCGAGTACACATCTTAATTCATAAAGAAATGGTAGAGTACGATAAAGCCGGAAGCCCAAATAGTTAATCTGTGCCACTTGGCTGGTCAAAAACTGTCGGTACAAGGTACTTTTATGAGGAATTCCATATCGAATTTGCAAGGCCTGCAGTGCTAGAGAAATTGCTTTCGTGAGATAGATAGCACGGAGTGCAAATCCTCCTGCACTTAGGTGTGAAGGTTCCATGTTCCAAGAATACTCCGTGACTGAGTATGTGAACAAGATGAGATTAAAAATATAGAATATAACTTTTCCCGTGGCAAACGAACAGAGATAAATAATGCGATCAAGCACAATTAGGAAAAAGataacctgcaaaagaaaaaaaagagaagtcTGTACAATTTCTGAACCTTGTTCAAGATATCGTGCTTTACTATTTGGATCACAAATTGGAGGCCATATCACACTAAAGAATTTATGTCAATCACATTTGCATTATAGATGTCCCATTAACTTTCTAAGATGAATTATTGAGTCCTCATGAGTCATTACATGAAAAGTGTCCCAATGTGCCCATTCGGTACAGTGGGgcacatggttcagtgatccagaacaCTGACTGATTGGCCCCACGGTGGGGCTGTCACAACAACCCTTCAGAATAGAAGATCTCATGCATCCAATCCTTGGGTTTCTTTTCTGGACCACTGTATTTTCCTTAACAGTCTCTTTGTAGGCCACTGATTGAAGGGTCAAGATCTCTCAATCTGGGGAATCTTTGGTAAATTCCCCATCTAAGATGGGGCCCATAGGATCAGTGATCTGGATCACCAGACCACGTGAACTGCCTGAACAGATAGGGCAAATCATGTCACCATCAGGGTACTGATGCATCAGGATCCATACTTCATTTTTAATCTATTGTATTTTAATAATAAGTATATTTCGAAGCAGGAAAAGGTACGCTTACCATCAAGATAAAAACGAACTCCTTTGGGAACTGATCTTCAAGCTGATACACCTCAAGAAacttgcttttattttttataacagATTGGTAGAAAATAGCAACCAAAAAGAAAACAGCTAAATCTGCACCGAATATGTAAGCATAGAGATCAACTTCTCTTCTACCTCCACCAATCACAGATATTACTGGATATGGGAATCCAATCTCTTCGAAAAGCCCTGCATTTTGTGCTTTAATAATCTCTGTTGCTACATCTGCTGCCGGAGTCAGCGATTTATACCATTCGGTTGTCAAGCATCCAGCTAAAGGACAAGCATAAACAACTTCAAAAACTGCTAGGGCTATATTCGAGTTCTCTTGACTTCTTTCGATGCTTTGTACCCGAACGCGGCTTGGAGTGTGAGCTGAACTTGGGATATTTTCTCTGCATCTTTCTTCATGAGCAGCAATAAGCAACTTGTTTATTCCTGATTCTATCCTCTCTGGTTGAATCCCATCCTCAGGCCACTCATTAACTTTCATCGAAAGCTGCACAAAGTAGGGAGGAGCTTCCGCCCCCCATGTCAATGATTTCCAATACCTCAAGAAAGTCCATCCTATTACCTTGATGGCATCTGTCACTGGCAAGATCAACCGTCTTATCCTCTCCCTCCAACTAGAGCTATCAATAACATCTTCCTGATAAAGATTCCtccttttcaaaattttaaattcagCAATTGACTCCCACTCGCCGTCTTTTGCTGTTATGGAACTTTGTAGAAGGGTCGATATATACACCAAAAAGAGAGGAAGGGTGCTGATGacaaatgatgatgtgattttaTGTGCAGGGAAGCCCAACTTTATAAACAATTTCGAATGAAAATTCAACCCACAGTGATGGATGATTATTTGATACAAATACTGGAGCAAGATGTTCACTTCGGTATAGATTAGCATGATTAGCCAAAACATGAAACTAGGTCCAGAATTTACGCAAAGAGCGTATAAGAAGAGAGCTGCAAGGTAGACCATAGACAGCAAACTGAAGTTCCATAGGAAGACGAAAATGAAGCAGCAGTAACACACAACGTCATTGTTTGCCCGCATTTGTGCCCACATGTAACGGAATATCCTTCCAAGTTGCAGGCTAGCTGCCTCTGCCGCATTCTTCTCATTAAAAGAATGCATGGAGGACATTTGATCAAAACGCTGATACCTCGTGTTATTCTGGCTCTCGATTTCATCGTAAATGCCATCCTCCGCTGAGTGCTCATTTGAATCTGATTCTTCATGTTCTATGTTCAAGAAGCTAACAATGTTGGTAACCGCCTGATTTCCAAGGGATTGTACTTGAGAGACACCATCACCTATCAGATGTACGGCAGAAATTAATGGGTTTTCCTTGGCACGATCTTTTGCTTTCTCTCTTTCACTCACATTTCTGAACATACAAGCAGCCTTTTCATCGACTTCAATGATCTCACCGAGAGGAGAGCCCACTGAATGCCTCAGAGCCTCCACTGCTGACGGGCTGTCAGTTTTTCTACTCGAAGGGGAATAGAACATTTCAGATGTCACCGGAGACATGCTCTCATTCTTTTGTGAACCTGGGATAACAAAGTCTGATAGGGAAAGTGATTCTGTACTGTTATTTTGGTCCAGTTTCCTTATATCACCTTCATCTTTATCTGGGCTTCGAGAAGACTTCCTTCTTCGTCTGATGCCTTCACTTCGTGGAGAAGTGCTAATGCAGTTTTCAACGGAATTCATTCTGTGAAGCTGGATTTGCAAGTTGATCATCTCAGCTTTCATTTTCTCTACTTGCAAGTTACGTTCTCGTTTCTTCTCTTCAGATTTACGGATATGTTGCAATTGGGCAGTTTTCCATGCAGCTTTTTTCTCTTGTTCACGCACGATGGCACCAATCTGCTCTGCCTCAAGGTATCTCGACACGTAGTCAAATTCCCTTGAACAAAAGATGTATGATTGCAATGACACTAAGACAAAAATGATTATCTCAACCAAAGCAGACCGTGATGTAATACGAAACCCATAATCATATTTGTAAAATCCAATAAACTCATAAATGTAGTCTACCCTTTCACATTTGCCAGATTTAAAATCCCCAAGAAAAGGAGATTGATAGGCAAGAGAAAGAACAATGAGTGCAAAATTGTACAACCGcaagaatttgaaaattttattcttcttcttcaatatTTCAAGCCTCATTCGGAAGAAAACCAGAGCAAAACCGAGGTAGCCAAGATGCAAAATGTCATATTCTAGCGTTCCAGTGATGAGAATCAAAGAAAGCACAATATCCAATAGATGACAGTAAGAATACAGCCTCAGGTAATCAAGAACAGTCCACAGACTCTTTGTTTCAAATGAAAGATCTCTCCAGACAGATGCATTCTTGCGTTGAGACATCATTTGACGGTATGTATGCGAATCTGTGAAACTCTGTAGATGGTCAGAACGGAGTTTGAAAGATGCAAAAATGAAGACCATGTAATAGCTGACAAGCATTCGCTGGTCATCAACAATAATTCCTACAAAGAGTAGAATGAAAGCTTCGGTTAATAACAAAACAAGATTAGTTGCTTATATTATCTGAGTTTTAATATAGTATgcactataaaaaataaaaaataaagaaataaagaaataaaagaaaaggcaAAGTAAGAAGGGGAGGAATGCTACTTGCAAGAACCCATTTGCAAATGCCAAATACAAGCACCCCCCACCAACCAACCACACATACCCACATACACGCCAATGCAGCACATGTATGTGAGATCCAAGGccttcatcatgtggggcacatggTGATTGTATCCTAATCCAAGAATCAGGAGGGTCCACTCTTCAATCATGTAAACAATCCAAGAAAATGGACAGATACAAAAGGATAACTGATTGTCCACATTCAAAATACACGCACAGACCATCTGATGAGtgggccagcctgatttttggtctagCGCATATTCACCATGCCACTTGCTGACAGATGCCCTGGATGCCACACATGCGTGAAGTGGGCATGTGAGGGACTGCATCAAGCATTTACAGATGAGCAACTGCGAGTAGAACTGCTCAAAGATACAGCTCTAACATTGATAGAAAGAGAAGTACCCAGCCAACATTTTTTGCAATAATCGAAGTGAAGATTTGAATAACTCCAGCAGCCATGACAATGCACTGTTGTCTCACTGGAGATACTTTGATTCCAAGGCATCAGATGATTCCAAAAAGCAAAGTACTCAACGATGAGGATAGAAGCAAATGTGAAAACAAATACAGGCCACAGTTTGCGGATAACCCGACGATTCAGAAGAATGCAGGCGACGAGGCATACAATGTAAATCATCGAGATGGCATTCAATATTGTAAAGCTTGCGAGAAGCAATGCAATCATGTTTATCTCGAGGCCAAGGAGCCTGAATATATTTTCTATCCAAaacttaatatatatttttaaagtaGTCTTCTGCATGTCAAACCTCTCCTTTTTCAAAGCAATAATCCGCTTCTTATTCCACTTGTGACTCTCTTTAGAACTTCCCCATATATACCCAAATGAATATCGTCGAGCATTACTCTCTGAGCCGCCTATTTCATTAGACACAGGATTCGCTCTTTCATACATGTTGGAGCCAAAAGATGGGCATGAGTTGGTGGTCACACCCCTTTGTCTCACAGATAGTAGGCTAGAATCCAATAATGCTTTAGTTTCTTCAGTAGAGATCGAAGAATCAGTTGGTGCGTGTTCAGTTGAGACAAAAAGATTGCAAGGCTCTTCCCATTTTCCTGTGTTCACCAGCGAACTCGGCATCTTATCTAGCCAATGAAAAACATTGTACTGGAGAGTACATGCAACTATCACCAGAACTTTCCCCCTCAAGCCCACCTCAAGACCCCAAAAACCAGGCTTGAATATTCGAAAACCTAGAATAAGGGCTAAAGCAGAATGTTTTTGACCAGGAGACATCTGGGCCTGTGTACTCCACATCTGGAAAAGATATTCAGACAACACAAGAATTCCAGAATAGAGTAAGAACACTTTGGAAGGAACACGGGAAGTTTTAGGTAAAGTTGAAAAAATGACCAGGCCCAATAGATATATAAAACCAAATGCACTTATTGGTGATAAAGAAGCATAGAATACAGCTAACGACAAGATCTTCTCGCTGTGCCAAATCACGAATCTTCTGACAAACCCAATAACTCCATATTCCGGCAAATCAGAATCATCAAATGTCATGTTGTACCTGCTCTCTCTCCTCTCATAGCTGAAAAGTTGCATCACAATCATAACGGCTAGCGATTCCCAAACATTATTCAACAACGATGATTTAGGGTTGTATCCCAAGTCATGATAAAGATCTATCATCTTGGACAGCCAGGTCTCGAAGGTGGAGAAAATGCTCAAGCTATAGATAAAGATGAAcacaagaattgcataaacttttaAAGGAAACCAAAGCCGCCTGCTTGTCTTCCCCACGAGTTGTCTTCCTATTATCCATAATAGGAGGAAGAAAAGGTATCCGAATGATGTATAATTAGGAGTCACCAGGTATACAGCAAAAAGTATGGTCACAAATGCAATGCACGTCCCATATGAGCGATACATGGATAAAAACTTCTGTCCTATTGCACTGAGATATGTTGCGATCCATTTTtctggaaaaaacaaagaaaaggaaGTTGGACAAATGATAAATGAAATTCTCATTTGTGCTCACAGATGTCATCAGATTCAGCCTTTGGCATGTgatcaacattaatattcaaaagCATTAGTGCCTGATTCGCCATGCTCACACAAGTGGGACATGGTTAGGTGCTCCAGACCATTGAGCAGATGACTCCACGATGGATGTGTGACGCACCAAAAATCTAACAGTGTGGAAGATCATAGCCATTTAATCTGCGACTTTTACCAGACttgctgcattttttttcttaaccAATTATTTTTAGTTCACTAATCCACGGGTTAGAATCTTCCACTCTTGGAGATTTGGGACATCGGCGGTCATCAGTGGAGTCCATCATattaacagtctggatcaccaaatgCACCTCACTTGTATGGACTATTGACTTGGCATATCAAGACACTGCACGTATTAGAACCCTGTAACTCCTCTTAATATTCAACTCTATGAACGTATCGTAAAAGCAAAAAGGCGAATTTAAGTATGAAAAAAAGGAGTTTGGAACAGTAATTTTCAATTTGTTTCTAAATGAAGACACTAAATAGTCATCCTAGGATATTTGGACCTTGGACGCAGGTATACCATGCAAAGAATTACTGAATTGTCTGTCTGTGGCATTTGGAGACGCATAAACAGACAGTAAAACTGATTTGTTCAAACCAGCTTTCAAGATGCTAAACCCAAATGGTGGGTAGGAAATGTGCTGTACAATTGCAGATAACGAAAAAAGCATTTTAGACCCATGGTTCTGAACCGCACAAAAGGAAGCAAGCACAGCTATCTTCACAAAATCCCATGGAGTAGCAGAATCCAGGAGACCTGCAAGCCATAGAAAGGTATGAAGTTAGTATTCAGGGCATAGTTTATTCACAATATTACAGAGAAATGTCAAGAATGTTTGCATCTAAAAGTAAGAGGATTGAGAATTCGTTTCAAGGTATTTAATAACAGTAAAGGTGGCCGTAACAGCCGGCCTTATGGACCTGTAGTGGCCGTTACAGCCCtgtattggatttattttttttatttttattttttataaaggaAGAAAATGTATTGGCCCCATATCGGACCACTGCAGGCCGGTTTTGGCCCATTACGGGGCTGTCACGGGCCATTTGtttcataatggccattacagccctgTTTTGCGTAACAACTCCCACCGTTATGTAAccatttttttaataccatgatcCTTTTTTGCAGCACGCCTGCAAGCATGGTAAATGCATGCAAGTTCCAGAATGTTATCAGACTGGGCCCACCTATAGCATGCCCTGGCCAAGAAATTAGGCTGGtggcactcatcaggtggactgaCTGCACTGAATGTGGACTGATTATCAAGTTGTTGCAACCTTCCAATTTTATCATACATGCATGGCCAATCAAATTGGTGACTGGGACAGTGCAAGTTcatcagtgggcccacatgatgaaatcTGGTTCTTATATGTGTGTGCCACACTCACACGTGCTGTAAAGGGGATTGTCAATCCTCTTTGAGCAGCCACCCTTAGCAGGGCTCCAACTCAAAATATATCATTGAGAAGCTACATGAAGGAGAAAAAACCTGCTGGTTATATATGTGGTATAATACGCATGGGCCATGGGACTAAAGAACATTTAACATCACCTCTGCTAAGGTGACGGCTGTAAGTTAACTTGAGGGGGTATGAAAAGAGGTCCTGTATGACACATCAaaagaaatgaaatttttttgttCAACCCAACAATGTAAAGGTAggaccagtgttcgaattatcttcgatattatcgaaatatctccgatattatctttaccTCCatctcagcgataccgataacactggtagcgataccaataacgttggtagtatcaaaattttcaagtattagcaatgtatcgctaagtatcgccaatgtatcaatatcgttaatataattgccaatattttcaactatctaaattctaggtgtcgcttgtattgccaatgcatcaatatcgccaatgtatcgccaatgttTTCGACTATGTAAAGTCTAGGTAATGCTTATATTATAAGTATATCAGCGATCGTATTGATATAATCAAAATTTTGTTAATTAGAAATGTTTTtatttcaggtttttttttttccatgggcacatggttgtatgtagtgttcaactTGTccttgataatattgataatatatcgatcttatcgatatcgcaacatgcgcgatattgagactacaatctttcatttcctttctaattgtcgatgatttcttggtgaaatatcatgtcttgttgatattttgcaatatcgatggatgtttggatggaaggttggatggttaaataggctggatgggatggttggactgatttcttacaacagaacatgcttttaaggcccaattaaatggaaacttgttatgtatgcattccttTTGCAAaaatttttttcttctaaatatacaaatatgtacattttaacatctcccgaagtttcgctaaaaattccaccgtttttcccatgtttcccctcATTTCCGGTTATTagtgatattatcggcgatatcgatattgtttccgtatccctagccagtgaaacttgtagcgatac from Magnolia sinica isolate HGM2019 chromosome 17, MsV1, whole genome shotgun sequence encodes the following:
- the LOC131231798 gene encoding piezo-type mechanosensitive ion channel homolog isoform X2 → MGSFLGGFVLPLLLLIGALLEWSLISLVDLLAFFIIQFTAPYIGFRFQWRYLLLWCIIIFSVLVVLAQVVFHVIWLVEGEEWSVSDAWWAKLIGFVSGQPWRTSAVYFLIIQLAAAFVAILDVYGHKFGLVRWRDSCWGNFSSYIDRLGSHLRVACCLLLPAIQLVLGISHPSWVSLPFFIGSCVGLVHWSLTSNFLGLFWWWRPLLIYAGFSIVLLYIYQLPIVFPKMVQTLADFIGFYKVSAASEWTEISSGVSLLVFYFMLSCIKCDLEEMDSIMSMRGGSLREQLLPSKHSFFIRESRSGVRHTNVLLRGAVFRNFSINFFTYGFPVSLLALSFWSFNFASICAFGLLAYVGYALYAFPSLFHLHRLNGLLLVFILLWAASTYVFNVAFIFLNKKLWKDMEIWETVGLWHYPIPGFFLLAQFCLGVLVAIGNLVSNSVFLYLSDVDARSSNEDGIGEEKEDTKVLIVATVAWGLRRCSRAITLVLIFLLAMKPGFIHAVYMVFFLVYLLSHKVSIRMRQFLVLLCEAHFAILYILKLNLISKTLEKKGSLIKEILSQLGLLDSATPWDFVKIAVLASFCAVQNHGSKMLFSLSAIVQHISYPPFGFSILKAGLNKSVLLSVYASPNATDRQFKKWIATYLSAIGQKFLSMYRSYGTCIAFVTILFAVYLVTPNYTSFGYLFFLLLWIIGRQLVGKTSRRLWFPLKVYAILVFIFIYSLSIFSTFETWLSKMIDLYHDLGYNPKSSLLNNVWESLAVMIVMQLFSYERRESRYNMTFDDSDLPEYGVIGFVRRFVIWHSEKILSLAVFYASLSPISAFGFIYLLGLVIFSTLPKTSRVPSKVFLLYSGILVLSEYLFQMWSTQAQMSPGQKHSALALILGFRIFKPGFWGLEVGLRGKVLVIVACTLQYNVFHWLDKMPSSLVNTGKWEEPCNLFVSTEHAPTDSSISTEETKALLDSSLLSVRQRGVTTNSCPSFGSNMYERANPVSNEIGGSESNARRYSFGYIWGSSKESHKWNKKRIIALKKERFDMQKTTLKIYIKFWIENIFRLLGLEINMIALLLASFTILNAISMIYIVCLVACILLNRRVIRKLWPVFVFTFASILIVEYFAFWNHLMPWNQSISSETTVHCHGCWSYSNLHFDYCKKCWLGIIVDDQRMLVSYYMVFIFASFKLRSDHLQSFTDSHTYRQMMSQRKNASVWRDLSFETKSLWTVLDYLRLYSYCHLLDIVLSLILITGTLEYDILHLGYLGFALVFFRMRLEILKKKNKIFKFLRLYNFALIVLSLAYQSPFLGDFKSGKCERVDYIYEFIGFYKYDYGFRITSRSALVEIIIFVLVSLQSYIFCSREFDYVSRYLEAEQIGAIVREQEKKAAWKTAQLQHIRKSEEKKRERNLQVEKMKAEMINLQIQLHRMNSVENCISTSPRSEGIRRRRKSSRSPDKDEGDIRKLDQNNSTESLSLSDFVIPGSQKNESMSPVTSEMFYSPSSRKTDSPSAVEALRHSVGSPLGEIIEVDEKAACMFRNVSEREKAKDRAKENPLISAVHLIGDGVSQVQSLGNQAVTNIVSFLNIEHEESDSNEHSAEDGIYDEIESQNNTRYQRFDQMSSMHSFNEKNAAEAASLQLGRIFRYMWAQMRANNDVVCYCCFIFVFLWNFSLLSMVYLAALFLYALCVNSGPSFMFWLIMLIYTEVNILLQYLYQIIIHHCGLNFHSKLFIKLGFPAHKITSSFVISTLPLFLVYISTLLQSSITAKDGEWESIAEFKILKRRNLYQEDVIDSSSWRERIRRLILPVTDAIKVIGWTFLRYWKSLTWGAEAPPYFVQLSMKVNEWPEDGIQPERIESGINKLLIAAHEERCRENIPSSAHTPSRVRVQSIERSQENSNIALAVFEVVYACPLAGCLTTEWYKSLTPAADVATEIIKAQNAGLFEEIGFPYPVISVIGGGRREVDLYAYIFGADLAVFFLVAIFYQSVIKNKSKFLEVYQLEDQFPKEFVFILMVIFFLIVLDRIIYLCSFATGKVIFYIFNLILFTYSVTEYSWNMEPSHLSAGGFALRAIYLTKAISLALQALQIRYGIPHKSTLYRQFLTSQVAQINYLGFRLYRTLPFLYELRCVLDWSCTSTSLTMYDWLKLEDIHASLYLVKCDADLNRANHKQGEKQTKMTKFCSGICLLFILICVIWAPMLMYSSGNPTNIANPIKDVSVQIDIIAVSGRLSLFQTTLCERILWEYLHVDVNLDPHGYLDAYNVKDIQLICCQADASTVWLVPQVVQTRFMRSLDWGTDVIFSWVFTRDRPKGKEVVKYEIFLKDQNPLDIKEVLNGTTDSFIIKNIYPRYFRVTGSGDVRHLEKEGPMVSGDLLLNRGNPPWWSFHDINASVAGCEGLTGPMAIIVSEETPQGILGETLSKFSIWGIYITFVLAVGRFIRIQCSDLRMRIPFENLPSCDRLIAICEDIYAARAEGELEVEEVLYWTLVKIYRSPHMLLEYTKPD